A window of Castanea sativa cultivar Marrone di Chiusa Pesio chromosome 1, ASM4071231v1 contains these coding sequences:
- the LOC142616320 gene encoding phenylcoumaran benzylic ether reductase Betv6 — MAHKSKVLIIGGTGYIGKFIVEASAKSGHPTFALVRESTVSDPVKGKLVENFKNLGVTLVHGDLYDHESLVKAIKQVDVVISTVGHMQIVDQVKIIAAIKEAGNVKRFYPSEFGNDVDRVHAVDPAKTAFASKAQIRRAVEAEGIPFTYVSSNYFAGYFLPTLAQPGVTAPPRDKVVIPGDGHPKAIFNKEDDIGTYTIKSVDDPRALNKVLYIRPPGNIYSFNELVALWEKKIGKTLEKVYVPEEKLLKDIQESPIPINVILSINHSVFVKGDHTNFEIEPSFGVEASQLYPDVKYTSVEEYLNQFV, encoded by the exons ATGGCTCACAAAAGCAAGGTTTTGATAATCGGAGGCACAGGCTACATCGGAAAATTCATCGTGGAAGCAAGCGCAAAGTCTGGTCATCCCACTTTTGCTCTGGTCAGAGAGAGCACAGTCTCTGATCCCGTCAAGGGAAAACTCGTcgagaatttcaagaacttggGTGTCACTTTGGTCCAC GGAGATCTTTACGACCATGAGAGTTTGGTGAAAGCCATTAAGCAAGTGGATGTGGTGATATCAACTGTGGGTCACATGCAAATAGTAGATCAGGTCAAGATCATTGCTGCCATTAAAGAAGCTGGTAACGTTAAG AGATTCTACCCATCTGAATTCGGAAATGATGTGGATCGTGTCCATGCTGTGGATCCAGCAAAGACTGCATTTGCTTCCAAGGCCCAAATCCGACGTGCTGTTGAGGCTGAAGGGATTCCCTTCACTTATGTGTCATCCAACTACTTTGCTGGCTATTTTCTTCCTACCTTGGCGCAGCCAGGAGTCACTGCTCCTCCTAGAGACAAAGTTGTTATCCCCGGAGATGGACATCCCAAGG CAATTTTTAATAAGGAAGATGACATTGGAACCTATACCATTAAATCTGTGGATGACCCAAGAGCATTGAACAAGGTACTCTACATCAGGCCTCCAGGAAACATTTACTCATTCAATGAGCTTGTTGCCCTTTGGGAGAAGAAGATTGGCAAAACTCTCGAGAAAGTCTATGTTCCGGAGGAAAAACTTTTGAAGGACATCCAAG AGTCCCCAATTCCAATTAATGTGATATTGTCAATCAACCACTCAGTCTTTGTGAAGGGTGATCACACTAACTTTGAAATTGAGCCATCATTTGGTGTGGAGGCTTCCCAGCTGTATCCAGATGTCAAATACACCTCTGTGGAAGAATACCTCAACCAATTTGTTTGA